The nucleotide sequence GCCATCGAGGCCGTCGGCGACCCGATGATGGCCGCTACCATAGGCCTGGTCGAGGGTGCACAGGGCATACCCATTATATTGGCGGGTGGCACGCAGATGGCGGTCGTTTCCATATTGATATCAAAGATGATGGACATCAGCAAGGCCGACCTCGCCCTGAGCACGACGCGCTGGGTGGTCGAGGACAGTACCTCGAGCCTGTTCGGCATCCTCAAGAACGCCGGCGTGAACATCCCGGTCATAGTATCAAACCTGTCCTTCGCCCGGTCGAAATATACCGGACTGCTGGCCTATGAGAAGGGCATGGTCAAGGAAGGCGTCGGGGCGGGCGGTATCGCCGCGGCCACGATCCTCAAGGGCGTGCCGAAGGAGAAGATCGAGGATACCGTAGAGTTCATTTACTCAAAAATGGTTGGAAATTAATTTTAAACGTCCCGGTGCGGCGTGACGTCGCACCCGGTGCACATGAGGCAGCCGGTAAGCGCCTTATCGGCCCTCAGCCCATTTTTATCGAGTATTTTGCGCTCGGCCTCGGCCAGCTTTAGCAGCCTTTCATCGCTCACGTCCTCGATGTAGACTTCGCCGGCACGCAGCGGGTGGGGATTGACTTTTCTCAGCACGGGGATTATGCCTTTAGCGGCGAACTCCTCGATGGCGGCGATGACCGCCCCGTCGGTCTCTCCAAGGCCGATCAGGATGTTGGTGAACACGTGGTTGCGCCCGAAGACCGTAACGGCGTGCTCCAGGGCTTTCTTGATTTCGTCGAGCGATAAGCCGGGGCATACTTTCTCGAAGATGCCCGGGTCGATGGTCTCGACGTTGTACTTGACCTCAACGGTTCCAGCGTCCTTCAGGATCTCGGAGGAATCGTCCGTCGCATAAACCGAAACGCCGATAGGGACATTGTACTTCCTCAGCTCTTTTACCATTTCGGCGACGCGCCGTACTTCCTCTTCGGGCGACTTCCATACGCCGGACGTGATCGAAATTGCCTTGAACGACGGCGCTTTAAGCCCCTTGTCAGCGAGCTTCTTAACCTCGTCGAGCGTTTTAATTTGGCCATGCAATTTCGGAACGGGGCAGAACTTACAATCAAAAACGCAGCGCTCGCTCACGGTAACATAGACCTGCTCGGGGCAGTGGGCGATGGCATCCTCGATCCGGCCGGTTGCGAACTCCCGTCCATTCTTAAAAATGACTATCTCATCGCCCTTCGATATAGCCTTAAAAGGGGAAGACTTCCGGACGCCAAGCCTCACACGGTGCGACCCAGAATGAAAGAAGAATGAGTCCAGGCCTGCTCCCGGCCCGGCAGTGGAGCGGCTCAAGTGAGAGCGTATCGGCTCGTCGATCTCCACGCCGCCTGCAGAGATCAGCTCAGCTTTCTTCCGGGCATCCAGAAGCATTACAGGATCACCGATTCCATCGGGTTAGCGAAATAGGGCAGCGACGCCAGGGCCCCGATGACGCCCCGGCCATTTATCACTATCTCCGCCTCAGACTCGACAGCCGCCTTCTCGGCCGTTTCCCTGGAGATCTGCTTCTGCTTGACAAGCCTGCCGTACTCCCGGAGCGCTTCCGCGTCGAACTTTGCCAGCGCGACCATCCCGGTTTCGTCGGACAGCGTATACTTCCTCAGCAGCGACTCGAAATCCCGGATGAGCCGGCCTTCGTCCAGGCAGGCGAACTCGACGACCGTCGAGACGCAGTTCTGCGTCTTAAAGGGCACAGGGTATAGCTGGACGAGCGCATGCGAGATATAATAGGCGTTCTTACCGCTCAGCTCGGTCGCGATATTGTGAATAAGCGACCAGGTAGCGCCCTCCTCCTTCGTGTCCGTATCGTCGACGCCGATCAGGACGCGCTTTCTCTTTGGCAGGACAATGGTGCCCTTGCTACTCCGGCTCCCGCCGATCTCCGTATGATCATAATCGATAACGTCCTCGGCGAGGGCCCGGCTGATGGTCGCACCGACGCCGCCCCCGCCCAGGCCTGCATAAGTAATAGAGATCGTATCGTCGCCAACTTCGACCGCCTCGATCCCCGCGGCCGCTATGGACGGCGTAAGGTTAAGCTCCTCTTTACCCACACGGGTAAGATACCGCATCGTATTCCCGACGTTCCGGACACTCACGATGAGCGGGCTCGTGCGCTGATAGTGGTACCGGGCCCAGCAGGCGCCGCCGAAGCAGTTGGTCTGCTCCACGATCTCAACGTAGCCTTCGCCATCGTGGATAGCTACGATGTTCTTGTAGGGCACGACCCACTTCTTACCGGCATACTCGTCATTTTTTTTCATGCTCGCTCTTTCCCTGCCTATTCGCCAATAATGGCCCGCACGACATTAAATCCTTTCGGTAATTCACGTTTGCGGCCAGCGCCGCGTCATTTATGACCATTATATACTCATGCTGGGCCCGGTCTATGTAGGCGCCATGAACCACGTTGATGCCAGCCGGTATGGTCGGCCTTTCCGTATCATTCAAGATTATATCCGGGGGCCAGGGCGCCAGGCCCGCGTCCACGCGGACTGATAGCGCCTCTCTGCCACATTTTTCATAAGCGTCGACTACCCGGTCGATCACGTCCGAAGTGACCAGCGGCAGGTCCGCCGAGATGATAAGCACCGGCTTATAAAATCTAAGGGCTTTAATTGCGTAGACCATATCCTCGACATAGCCCGAGCCGGGTGTCATCACCAGCGTTAATTCACTGTCGTTTTTCAAATATTCCGCTGTCCGGAACACGTCCGGCGATACGGCCACATATATCTTATTAATCCACTGGCTGCCCGATAAAGCGTCTAAAACATAGGAGATCATCGGCCTCCCTAACAGAGGCATCAGGGGCTTCTCGCCGCCGCCCATTCGGGTGCCTTTGCCGCCCGCCATTACCAGAGCTTCCATATCAGTATCCCCAGCACCACCAGCGCCGCAATTCTGCCTATCTCGTTGGCCGCCCCCATGACATCGCCGTTGACGCCGCCGAAGTTCCGCTCCGCCAGGTCGGCGATGAAAAAGCCCAGGGCCACCGATACGGATAATGCCAGGAAACCGGCCAATGCATAAAGAGGCCTGAACCACGGCGCCGCAGAGAAGCCGGCGACGATAACACAGATCAATAAGGCGATGGCGAGCCCGAGCATATAGTGCTCCTTTTTCGTCTTATCCATGAGGGATTTGCCCATGCCGGACGGGAGGCTTTTTCCGAAAGTGGCGGCGGAGGTCATGCAAACCTTCGCGCAGACCTCGGCGATGATGAGGCCGGCGAAAAGATAAAATCCCCCCATGCCGGCAAACATCGATACGGCCGCATATAAGAATAATAAGTCCATGCCGATGAACAATATGCCTCCGGCGCCCGCGTGGGCGTCCTTCATGGCGGCCAGCTTCTTCTCCTTTGTGCCCGAGGCGATGAAGCCGTCGCCGAAGTCCGAGAGGCCGTCCAGGTGATTGATGCCCGTGAGGAGGTAAATTATCGCGATGACGAGCACGGGTATGAGCGGCGCGGGAATGAGCCACTGGAAAATGACGCCGATGACACCCAGTATGACGCCGATGAAAGTGCCCACGAGAACGAAAAAGTAAATGTGTCTAAAGAAGACATCAAAGCCCTTCTCGTCCCAGCCCATGGGGAGGGTGGTTAGAAAGCCTATGCCAGACCTCAACCCTTTGAAGAATTGCTGCGTATCCATCGTCCACCTCAGAGCAGCGGCAGCGGCGTAAAGCAAATTATGGCGACTATAATGATCACCAGCGTCGCCGCCAGAAGCCTGTTAAGCCAAATGGCTTCCGGTATATCATCGACGCCACAGGGCTTTAAGCCTTCGCCGAGCACATAATAGCCTGATTTTTCGAGCCTCAGCCCCAGGGCGCCGGCGAACGCAGCCATCGGGTAGCCCGAGTTAATGCTGGGAGCGTTCCCGCCGTCCCTCATGGCTATTTTTACGCTTCGTATGGGATGGCCTGACATCAGGGCCATGAGCAGCACAGCGAGCCGGGCGGGGATGAAGTTCGCTATATCGTCGATGCGCGCCGAAGCCCAGCCGACTTCCCTGTGCTTCTCGTCCTTGTACCCGACCATGGAGTCGAGCGTGTTGATGGCCCGGTAAGCCATGGCGCCGGGCAGGCCGAAAATGACGAAATAGAATACAGGAGAAAAAATGCCGTCGACGAAGCTTTCGCCCAGAGACTCGATGACGCAGGAGGCCATCCGGCCCTCGTCGAGTTTACTCACGTCCCGCCCCACGAGCGCCGGGAGCTTTGCTCTTGCCGCGTCGAGCTTACCCGCCTTCAGGTCGAGGTGAATATCGCCGGATATCTGCCATAAGAATGAAAGGCTGAAGGTCGATTTGAGCAAATATGCCGTGACCAGGAGCGCTACGAGCGGCGATACCTGGTACAGTAACAAGGGAATAATATAGCCGGCGATGGCGGCCAGGCAAATGCAAAAAAGCGCCATCAGGACGCCATAAGTCCGCTTGAGGCTCTTCGGCGCATGCCTGTCCAGAAAGCCGATGAGCGTGCCGATCCAGACCGTGGGGTGGAACAAGGGCCGGGGCTCGCCAAAAATAAGGTCAAAGGCGACGGCGAGCAGGAACGCTTCCATAATGAATTTAATGATCATGAGCAACCCTGCGCAGTGCAGCGACTAGCCGTTCGTTCTCCTCCCGGGCCCTGACGGCGAGCCGGATGTACGTATCGCCCAACATCGAGAACGAGCTGCAGTCCCGGACGACGACGCCCTCGCCGAGCATCCTGCCGGCGAACTCGCCGGACATCATGCCGGTGCCGGCCACGTCGATGAGAAAATAGTTCGCGCTGGCCGGAAGCGGCTTAATGCCTTTAATGGAACCGATGGCTTTTGCAAGCCATTCCCTTTCACGCTTCACGAAGGCACGGGACACTTCCAGGTGCGAGTCGGCGTTATCCATATAATATATGCCTGTCTCGGCGGCGATACTGTCCAGGTTCCAGGTCAGGCGGGCGTTATTGAGCACTTCGGCAGACGCTTTATCGGAAATGCCAAAGCCCAGTCTCAGGCCGGGGATTGCAAAGCACTTGGTCAGGGATCGCATGACCAGCAGATTATCGTACTCCTCGACGAGCCGTGCCACGCTCTGCGCCGGGTCGGCGAGGTCGACGAACGCCTCGTCCACGACGGCGATGACATCCTTTTCCCGACAATGGCTGACGATAACTTCGACGTCTTTACGCTGTATAAGCCGGCCGTCGGGGTTATTCGGATTACAGATGAAAACGATGCGGCAGCCATCCAGGTGCCAGTAATTCTTGTTGACTATATCGCTAAAGCGGATGTACCGGATGGCGGCGCCGAAGAGCCGGCACTGCTGCTCGTACTCGCCGAAGGTGGGGCAGGGAATGGCGGCAATGTCGCCCTTATCGATAGCGCATTCGGCGATGAGCCGGATGATCTCGGTCGAGCCGTTGCCCGGTATGATATTTTCCGGCCTGACCCCCGTGAAACGGGCGGCGCTCTCCCGAAAACGGCTATAGTAATTATCGGGATAGGAATAGACCGAACGAAAAGCGCTCCGAAGCGCATCCCCGGCCTCCAGGGGCATGTACGGGTTCAGGTTCACGCTGAAATCGAGCAGCGCCTCCTCTTTAACGCCCAGGCGGCCGGCTATCTCAAAGGCCTTACCACCATGCGCGCAGGGCGCAATATCCGTCAGCTCTTTTCGCAACCTCACATCAGCCACCAGTGGATAAGTCAATTTTACTTTAATAATATTAAATATTGTGGACTAACTGCTTGCAACATCCAAAATAAAAAAAGGCAAAGACGGATCTTCGCAATAAAATGAACTTTTATGAGCTATGAAATGAAAAGCTGGTCACTGGGGCCTTGGCTTCCTGTGCTTCGGTAAGCAGTCCCTGCAATAGACTGGCCGCCCCTCCGCGGGTACGAACGGTACTTCACATTCTTTACCACAGTCTGAACAAGTTGCCTTGTGCATTTCTCTGGGGCCGAAGTTTCTCCGGCCGATACTTCCACTGTCTCTCATTTTAATTACACTCGCAGATCACGTCTGCAAAAATATTTTTAGGCAAACTCATGTATAAATATTTTTTTACAGCCCCACTATGCCAGCTTTCCCCACGACATGCAGGTGTATTTTCTCATCGGCCGCCGGCAGCTTTTTAAACGCCTTAAACGCCCGTTCCTTTAGAGCCGCGTCGTCCGACACCAGCACCAGCCTGAACCGGTTATAGCCGCGGGCGTCCCTCTCGTCTCTACCTGCATTGACGAGTTCTGGCAATGTCTTCTCCAGGTCGCCGGGCTCGGCGATATAGACCAGCAGGCGGTTACCTACGTTGATCTTATTCCTCAACGTGTAGCCGGCCACGCTCGCGCCGTGCTCGTTCTCGATGTGCCGGAAGACTTCCTCGTCGCAGTCGCAGCCCAGTGTATTTCTAACGAAAGTCCTGACATTCTCATCGCTCATCATTATAAAAAACGCTCCACAATTTGAAATACGTTGCCTTTTAACCAGCGCCCATGACACTAACCCTTATTAATATCGTCTACTATACTATCGATGGGTGAGGAATTGAAAATCCCATATTTAAAAGCATTAGCATTTGGGTTTTTACTCTGGCTGGTCCCGTTCGCCATTAGCATAGCCCTCTCTCAGATAAGGAGCACAGACCGTATATTTTTCGAGACGATCATGCCGGTGGCCATTACACTTGTGGTCGTTGCCCTGTCTTATTTATATTTCAGGAGTATGAAAAATGGCTTCCTGAAAGAAGGGGTCGTCATAGGCATTCTGTGGTTCGTCATCAGTATCATACTGGACCTGCTGATGTTCACGTGGGGCCCGATGGCCATGAGCTTCACTGATTATATGAAGGATATCGGTCTGACGTACCTGATCTATCCCATAGTCACCATAGGCATTGGGTACTTGCTTGAAAAAAGGCTCACTTCGTAAAGTTTTTACTGATGTCCTGCCACTCGCTTGCCAGCATACCGTAGGCCACGACGTCGATGTAACGGTCGTTGATCCACTCGTACTGCTTTAAAATTCCTTCGGGCTTGAACCCCAGGCGCTCGGGTATTGCCCGGCTCTTGAGATTTTCAACGCCGCAGTAGATCTCCACCTTGTTCATGAGCAGCTTACGAAAGGCTACGTCGGTCATGGCCATGCAGGCCCGCGTCGCCAGGCCCCTGCCGCGGTATGGCACGGCCAGCCAGTATCCGATCATCGCCCGACGATTATTGATATCCATGTGCACGTAGGCGATACAGCCGATGAGGCGGCCGTCCAGCCAGAGGCCCGCATGCAGGCCGGTGCAGCTCTTCTGCTGCTCGAGAGCGGCACGGATGAAATCGACGCTGTCTTCAACGCCCTTCGTCCTGTCGACCCAGGGGGCCCAGTCCCGAAGTTCCTTTCGGTTAGCGTCGATGAGCGCATATAGCACTGGCGCGTCCTTAAGCTCGAGGAGACGGATGTGGAGGCCTCCTCCGGCGTCGATGTGAAAACTGCCGCTCATGGTCTCTACATTAAAAAGGGCTTTTCATATAAATATTATGAGAACGTTTTCATCATGCCTTTGTGGTGAGAGACCAAAGGGCTGCACCAGCATCTAAAATATGGATAAGAACCGTATATAGATTAATGCCTCACTTCATAATGCCCGGAGGGAACACATGCTTACCGCTTTAAATCTCTTACCCGGCCTCCTGATGATGGCCGTAGCAGTCATCGCCGCCGGCTACTGGTACTGGAAAAAGAAATCGAAAGTCATCTACTTTGCCGCGGGAGCACTCTTCTGGGTCGTCGCAATAGCCATTAAGGTCATCATGGACCTGACGATATCGCA is from Methanocella sp. and encodes:
- a CDS encoding radical SAM protein; the encoded protein is MLLDARKKAELISAGGVEIDEPIRSHLSRSTAGPGAGLDSFFFHSGSHRVRLGVRKSSPFKAISKGDEIVIFKNGREFATGRIEDAIAHCPEQVYVTVSERCVFDCKFCPVPKLHGQIKTLDEVKKLADKGLKAPSFKAISITSGVWKSPEEEVRRVAEMVKELRKYNVPIGVSVYATDDSSEILKDAGTVEVKYNVETIDPGIFEKVCPGLSLDEIKKALEHAVTVFGRNHVFTNILIGLGETDGAVIAAIEEFAAKGIIPVLRKVNPHPLRAGEVYIEDVSDERLLKLAEAERKILDKNGLRADKALTGCLMCTGCDVTPHRDV
- the mmp11 gene encoding methanogenesis marker protein 11, producing the protein MKKNDEYAGKKWVVPYKNIVAIHDGEGYVEIVEQTNCFGGACWARYHYQRTSPLIVSVRNVGNTMRYLTRVGKEELNLTPSIAAAGIEAVEVGDDTISITYAGLGGGGVGATISRALAEDVIDYDHTEIGGSRSSKGTIVLPKRKRVLIGVDDTDTKEEGATWSLIHNIATELSGKNAYYISHALVQLYPVPFKTQNCVSTVVEFACLDEGRLIRDFESLLRKYTLSDETGMVALAKFDAEALREYGRLVKQKQISRETAEKAAVESEAEIVINGRGVIGALASLPYFANPMESVIL
- a CDS encoding NTP transferase domain-containing protein; the protein is MEALVMAGGKGTRMGGGEKPLMPLLGRPMISYVLDALSGSQWINKIYVAVSPDVFRTAEYLKNDSELTLVMTPGSGYVEDMVYAIKALRFYKPVLIISADLPLVTSDVIDRVVDAYEKCGREALSVRVDAGLAPWPPDIILNDTERPTIPAGINVVHGAYIDRAQHEYIMVINDAALAANVNYRKDLMSCGPLLANRQGKSEHEKK
- the cobS gene encoding adenosylcobinamide-GDP ribazoletransferase, whose translation is MDTQQFFKGLRSGIGFLTTLPMGWDEKGFDVFFRHIYFFVLVGTFIGVILGVIGVIFQWLIPAPLIPVLVIAIIYLLTGINHLDGLSDFGDGFIASGTKEKKLAAMKDAHAGAGGILFIGMDLLFLYAAVSMFAGMGGFYLFAGLIIAEVCAKVCMTSAATFGKSLPSGMGKSLMDKTKKEHYMLGLAIALLICVIVAGFSAAPWFRPLYALAGFLALSVSVALGFFIADLAERNFGGVNGDVMGAANEIGRIAALVVLGILIWKLW
- a CDS encoding cobalamin biosynthesis protein — translated: MIIKFIMEAFLLAVAFDLIFGEPRPLFHPTVWIGTLIGFLDRHAPKSLKRTYGVLMALFCICLAAIAGYIIPLLLYQVSPLVALLVTAYLLKSTFSLSFLWQISGDIHLDLKAGKLDAARAKLPALVGRDVSKLDEGRMASCVIESLGESFVDGIFSPVFYFVIFGLPGAMAYRAINTLDSMVGYKDEKHREVGWASARIDDIANFIPARLAVLLMALMSGHPIRSVKIAMRDGGNAPSINSGYPMAAFAGALGLRLEKSGYYVLGEGLKPCGVDDIPEAIWLNRLLAATLVIIIVAIICFTPLPLL
- the cobD gene encoding threonine-phosphate decarboxylase CobD, coding for MRLRKELTDIAPCAHGGKAFEIAGRLGVKEEALLDFSVNLNPYMPLEAGDALRSAFRSVYSYPDNYYSRFRESAARFTGVRPENIIPGNGSTEIIRLIAECAIDKGDIAAIPCPTFGEYEQQCRLFGAAIRYIRFSDIVNKNYWHLDGCRIVFICNPNNPDGRLIQRKDVEVIVSHCREKDVIAVVDEAFVDLADPAQSVARLVEEYDNLLVMRSLTKCFAIPGLRLGFGISDKASAEVLNNARLTWNLDSIAAETGIYYMDNADSHLEVSRAFVKREREWLAKAIGSIKGIKPLPASANYFLIDVAGTGMMSGEFAGRMLGEGVVVRDCSSFSMLGDTYIRLAVRAREENERLVAALRRVAHDH
- a CDS encoding CxxC-x17-CxxC domain-containing protein: MRDSGSIGRRNFGPREMHKATCSDCGKECEVPFVPAEGRPVYCRDCLPKHRKPRPQ
- a CDS encoding GNAT family protein, with product MSGSFHIDAGGGLHIRLLELKDAPVLYALIDANRKELRDWAPWVDRTKGVEDSVDFIRAALEQQKSCTGLHAGLWLDGRLIGCIAYVHMDINNRRAMIGYWLAVPYRGRGLATRACMAMTDVAFRKLLMNKVEIYCGVENLKSRAIPERLGFKPEGILKQYEWINDRYIDVVAYGMLASEWQDISKNFTK